A genomic region of Dunckerocampus dactyliophorus isolate RoL2022-P2 chromosome 8, RoL_Ddac_1.1, whole genome shotgun sequence contains the following coding sequences:
- the srsf3a gene encoding serine/arginine-rich splicing factor 3a has protein sequence MGDPSYNRDCPLDCKVYVGNLGNNGNKSELEQAFGYFGPLRSVWVARNPPGFAFVEFEDPRDASDAVRELDGRTMCGCRVRVELSTGEKRSRSRGPPPSWSRHSRDDIRRRSPPVRRRSPRRRSLSRSRSRSVSRDKRRYRSLSRDKNRKRSRSFSRSRSRSRSNDRK, from the exons ATGGGAG ACCCTTCTTACAACAGAGACTGTCCCCTGGACTGCAAAGTTTATGTTGGGAATCTTGGAAACAATGGAAACAAGTCAGAGTTGGAACAGGCTTTTGGATACTTTGGACCTTTACGGAGTGTTTGGGTTGCTAGGAACCCACCAGGCTTTGCATTTGTTGAGTTTGAAGATCCAAGAGATGCCTCTGATGCTGTGAGAGAACTGGATGGAAG AACAATGTGTGGCTGCCGAGTACGTGTTGAATTGTCCACCGGGGAAAAGCGTTCGAGAAGCCGTGGTCCCCCTCCATCCTGGAGTAGACACTCGAGGGATGACATCAGGCGTCGTAGCCCTCCAGTTAGACGCAG ATcgccgaggaggaggagcctGAGCCGCAGTCGCAGCAG GTCTGTTTCACGAGACAAACGTAGATATCGGTCTCTGTCCAGAGACAAGAACCGTAAGCGCTCAAGATCATTTTCACGATCAAGGAG TCGTTCTCGGTCTAACGACAGGAAGTGA